The region GCCGCTACAGTTGCTGATCAAATCATGAAATTCGAAACAAGGCTTGCCAAGGTAACACAAACTCGCCTAGAGCAACGCAACCCATACCTAACCTACAACAAGGTAACCTTGGAGGAAATGCAGAAACTTGCTCCGACATTCAACTGGACAAATTACTTTAAGGGTATAGGCATTGACGCTCCAAAAGATCTGGTTATCGACAATCCCAAATTTTACACCGAAATCAGCAAGATGCAAAACGAGGTATCGCTTGACGAATGGAAAAACTACCTAGTATGGAACGTTGTAAACAGCCGCGCATCATTCCTATCAAGCGCATTCGAAAATCAGAACTTCGATTTTTATAGCCGCAAACTTTCTGGCAAAGAAGTTAATATTCCCCGTTGGCAACGTATTGCTAACACAGCAAATTCTGCAATTGGAGAACTAGTTGGACAAATTTTTGTTGAAACAAACTTTCCTCCTGCTGCAAAAGAAAAAATGGTTGCTTTAATTGGAAATCTAAAACTCGCCTTCAAGGATAGAATCAGCAATTTAACCTGGATGAACGATTCAACCAAAGCTAAAGCATTAGATAAACTTGCCACAATGGTTGTAAAGGTTGGATATCCTGATAAATGGAAAGATTATTCAAACCTCGATATCGTTCGAGATAACTATGCAGAGAATATCAAACGTGCGTCGGAATTCAGCTTCAGAGATAACATGAACAAACTAGGCAAACCAGTTGATAGAACTGAATGGGGAATGACACCACAAACCGTGAACGCTTACTATAACCCGTTGATGAACGAGATCGTATTCCCTGCGGGAATACTTCAAGCTCCATTCTTTAACCTGAATGCCGATGATGCGGTTAACTATGGTGCAATTGGTGTTGTCATTGGACACGAAATGACTCACGGTTTTGATGATCAAGGCCGTAACTTCGACAAGAATGGTATCCTAACCGATTGGTGGACCAAGGAGGACTCTGAAAAGTTCAACGCATTAACTCAACCCTTAGTTGATGAGTACAGCAACTTTGTCGCAATCGACTCACTTCACCTAGATGGTAAGTTAACCCTTGGCGAAAACATTGCCGATTATGGCGGATTAACTATATCGTACCTCGCATTCCAAAAATCGTTGGAAGGTAAAGAGGCTCCAAAGAGCATCGATGGATTTACTGCAAATCAACGCTTCTTCCTATCGTACGCCAACGTATGGCGCCAGATTATCCGCGACAAGGAACTAATGCGTAGAGTTAAGGAGGATGTTCACTCTCCCGGCAAGTTCAGGGTAAACGGTGCTTTATTCAACATTCCCGAGTTTTACGATGCATTCGAGATAAGTCCAAATGACCCACTTTATATTGCACCAGAAAAACGTGCTAAAATATGGTAATAACAAAAAAACCCGACTAAAAGTCGGGTTCTTTATTTTAGATAACCGGATCCTTGTTCCTTCACAATCCTAATAAAATTATCGATAGACCTATCGTATCCCCGTTCAATATCGTTGGGGAAATAGCAGGCTGGTAGTTCTCCGTTTCGGCGATGGTAAGCCAAGCAATCGCAACAAACACCATGTCTTTCACAAGGGTAAGAGCAGTTACAAAACTTTGAATTCGAATCCTTTTTGCATTCCATAAGCAATCAATTTCTTCAAAAATAGTTTTTTGTATTTGAGGATACAAACCATTGAATTTAAATAAATGGATGACCGGAATTGAAATCTTCATAAATCTGTTTAACCTGTGCTATTGGTGTTCTAATTATATCAGAATTAAACCAAAATTTCACTTTGAAATCAAACATTTACTTTGCATTTTTGCAATA is a window of Tenuifilaceae bacterium CYCD DNA encoding:
- a CDS encoding endothelin-converting protein, translated to MKKTYLYACCIATVAFAGCSEQEKTKPALDTANMDLTVKPGEDFNAYANGNWIKNAKMPDDKSRYGSFDILKEENDLLVKEILEKAAQKTDAVKGSNWQKVGDFYASGMDTANIEKLGYEPIKEELKKIADIKSTEDLQNEIIALHQQYIIPLFVPYAGQDQKNTEVIVVNLGSAGLGLPDRDYYLNEDPRSAEIRKDYVEHLKAMFTLLEYTPEQAATVADQIMKFETRLAKVTQTRLEQRNPYLTYNKVTLEEMQKLAPTFNWTNYFKGIGIDAPKDLVIDNPKFYTEISKMQNEVSLDEWKNYLVWNVVNSRASFLSSAFENQNFDFYSRKLSGKEVNIPRWQRIANTANSAIGELVGQIFVETNFPPAAKEKMVALIGNLKLAFKDRISNLTWMNDSTKAKALDKLATMVVKVGYPDKWKDYSNLDIVRDNYAENIKRASEFSFRDNMNKLGKPVDRTEWGMTPQTVNAYYNPLMNEIVFPAGILQAPFFNLNADDAVNYGAIGVVIGHEMTHGFDDQGRNFDKNGILTDWWTKEDSEKFNALTQPLVDEYSNFVAIDSLHLDGKLTLGENIADYGGLTISYLAFQKSLEGKEAPKSIDGFTANQRFFLSYANVWRQIIRDKELMRRVKEDVHSPGKFRVNGALFNIPEFYDAFEISPNDPLYIAPEKRAKIW